The Lycium barbarum isolate Lr01 chromosome 9, ASM1917538v2, whole genome shotgun sequence genome has a segment encoding these proteins:
- the LOC132611876 gene encoding uncharacterized protein LOC132611876, giving the protein MKKLKAALSVWSKETFGDIFKQLTIRKDIVKIKEQLFEEDPFEVNRMVLQQAQAEFKRYLHFEEEFWKQKAGVKWQSEGDRNTRFFHNLEAVSQHQNELLCSMPSLEEVHKAVFELAGDSACGPDSLSGIFYQKCWDIVGADVYNVVKAFFDGQTLLKSVTHTNLVLIPKKEIINSFSELRSISLSNFINKIITRIIHDRLESILPSLISQNQSSFVKGRNIIENVFLTQEVVANIRKRGKPTNVILKLDMAKAYDRVSWNYLIQVMKRMGFSDVFVDMIWRILANNWGVKKGDPLSPALFILATKVLSKALNSLFDKGMFRGYGLPRWSSNMNHLSYINDTIVFASADKWSLQSIMKILHDYEAVFGQKINVHKSAFYMYKKVSSELVHEVQQITGFSRGEFPFIYLGCPLFHARKKKIFYKDVMKKVRDKLQAWKGKLLSFGGKAVLIKSVLQSILVYPLSAMVPPKCVIKELHKLFNRFFWQTKEDGKCKHWSKWNKLCYPKVEGGLGFRSLNDISRALFSKLW; this is encoded by the exons ATGAAGAAGTTGAAAGCTGCTCTATCAGTATGGAGTAAAGAGACTTTTGGTGATATCTTTAAGCAATTAACTATCAGGAAGGATATTGTTAAGATCAAAGAGCAATTATTTGAAGAGGATCCCTTTGAAGTCAATAGAATGGTGTTGCAACAAGCTCAAGCTGAATTCAAAagatatttgcattttgaagaagagTTTTGGAAACAAAAGGCTGGAGTAAAATGGCAATCAGAAGGAGATAGAAATACAAGGTTTTTTCACAACTTG GAAGCTGTTTCACAGCATCAAAATGAGTTATTATGTTCTATGCCATCTTTGGAGGAAGTGCATAAAGCTGTGTTTGAGTTAGCAGGTGATAGTGCATGTGGTCCTGATAGTTTATCAGGAATTTTCTATCAGAAATGTTGGGACATTGTTGGTGCAGATGTATACAATGTAGTTAAGGCTTTCTTTGATGGTCAAACTCTTCTAAAATCTGTCACTCACACTAACTTGGTGTTAATACCAAAGAAGGAGATTATTAACAGTTTTTCTGAGCTCAGGTCTATCAGTTTAAGTAATTTTATCAACAAGATCATTACTAGAATTATTCATGACAGATTGGAATCTATTCTACCTAGCTTAATCTCTCAGAACCAATCTAGTTTTGTAAAAGGAAGGAACATTATAGAGAATGTGTTCCTTACTCAAGAGGTAGTTGCAAATATTAGAAAGAGAGGGAAGCCAACAAATGTGATTCTCAAACTAGacatggcaaaggcatatgatagggtctcTTGGAATTATTTGATTCAGGTGATGAAGAGGATGGGATTTTCAGATGTGTTTGTGGATATGATTTGGAGAATCCTAGCTAATAATTG GGGAGTAAAGAAAGGTGATCCACTATCACCTGCTTTATTCATCTTAGCTACTAAAGTATTATCAAAAGCTTTAAATAGCTTGTTTGATAAAGGGATGTTCAGGGGATATGGATTGCCTAGATGGAGCTCTAATATGAATCATTTGTCATATATTAATGACACTATAGTTTTTGCTTCTGCTGACAAATGGTCATTACAAAGCATTATGAAGATTCTGCATGATTATGAAGCTGTTTTTGGTCAGAAGATTAATGTTCATAAGAGTGCTTTCTACATGTATAAGAAAGTATCTAGTGAACTGGTGCATGAAGTCCAGCAGATTACAGGATTCTCAAGAGGTGAATTTCCTTTTATTTACCTTGGATGTCCATTGTTTCATGCAAGAAAAAAGAAGATATTCTATAAAGATGTGATGAAAAAAGTTAGAGATAAATTGCAAGCATGGAAAGGAAAGTTACTGTCATTTGGTGGAAAAGCTGTACTGATTAAGAGTGTGCTGCAAAGCATTCTTGTATATCCTTTATCAGCAATGGTTCCTCCAAAATGTGTCATCAAAGAGTTGCATAAATTGTTTAATAGATTTTTCTGGCAAACAAAGGAAGATGGTAAATGTAAGCATTGGTCTAAATGGAACAAATTGTGTTATCCTAAAGTGGAAGGTGGTTTAGGATTCAGATCTTTGAATGATATTTCAAGAGCTCTTTTCTCAAAGCTTTGGTAG